The genomic region TATTTGGTGCAATAATATAACAAATTTGTCTATTTTTAACTACCAACAGAGTTAATCTTTGGAATACTAACGGAGAAATCTATAAATCATGGCTACTAGTGAGTCTCGGACCCCTGTTACTCTCTCAGATAGAGAACTGCAAATCATCGACTTGGTGGCCGCAGGCTTAACTAACCAAGAGATTGCAGCAAAGTTGGAAATTAGTAAACGTACGGTTGATAACCACATTAGCAATATCTTGACCAAAACCAGGACGGACAACCGAGTAGCTTTAGTACGTTGGGCTTTACAGTGGGGAAAAGTATGCTTAAATGATATTAACTGTTGTACATTGCCTAACTATGATATCTCAAATGGTTCACAGGATTCAAATATAAGCTAATTGATTTAACAAACCAACATCTGTTTGCTCTATCAAAAACCTGCCTACAAATCCAAAGAAGCATTTTAGCATGAATGGTTCAATGGCGTAAATAGTTCTTCAATTCTGGGGACATCTATGAAAATGAGAAAACTTTACTTTTTATTACCGGGAACAAATGGTAAGTTCGCCTGTGGCGGTCTTTGGGCTGAGTTAAAAACCATTAATTTAGTCCGCAACATCTGTAATGCAGAAGTTGTCACCTATCGACAACGGGAAAAAAACCAACTGTTTTTGGATGATCTCCTCCCAGACCCAAGTTTGCAGGATGTGATTTTTGTGGTTAGCTGGGGATTTGACATTCCTAAATTGGTACGTAAACTGCAAAAATACAATGTGGTCTATCATGCTCACAGTGCTGGGTATAAATTCCATCTGCCATCTCCCATACCTATTATTGCGGTTAGTCGCAATACTATGGGATATTGGGGACAAAAAGCACCCAATAATTTAATTTATTACTTACCTAATCAAATTTCTGACGAGTTTACTAATCTTCATTTAGACAGGGATATTGATGTTCTCGTCCAGTGTCGCAAGTCCTCAGAATATCTACTTCACCAATTAATTCCCGCACTCCAACAAAAATGTCGGGTTTTAGTAGCGGATTCCTATGTTCCAGACCTACCAGGACTATTCAATAGGTCGAAGATTTACCTTTATGACTCTGCGGAATACTGGGCCCAACAGTCTGTTAGTGAGGGCTTTGGGTTACAACCCATGGAAGCTTTGGCCTGTGGTTGTCAGGTATTTTCTAGTATTAACGGTGGTCTTTCAGATTATTTAGATCCCGCATTTAATTGCCATAAAATAGCTGGTTATTCTCTTGAGTATGATTTACAA from Cylindrospermopsis curvispora GIHE-G1 harbors:
- a CDS encoding glycosyltransferase codes for the protein MRKLYFLLPGTNGKFACGGLWAELKTINLVRNICNAEVVTYRQREKNQLFLDDLLPDPSLQDVIFVVSWGFDIPKLVRKLQKYNVVYHAHSAGYKFHLPSPIPIIAVSRNTMGYWGQKAPNNLIYYLPNQISDEFTNLHLDRDIDVLVQCRKSSEYLLHQLIPALQQKCRVLVADSYVPDLPGLFNRSKIYLYDSAEYWAQQSVSEGFGLQPMEALACGCQVFSSINGGLSDYLDPAFNCHKIAGYSLEYDLQRIIKILDSPVHFLTLSNQVLSEYRAESITARLSVILSEINHFFDHQSHQLSTIPQLTKFRLATLLMKRLYGKFIHRYFNLPKSK
- the pedR gene encoding photosynthetic electron transport-dependent transcriptional regulator PedR, with protein sequence MATSESRTPVTLSDRELQIIDLVAAGLTNQEIAAKLEISKRTVDNHISNILTKTRTDNRVALVRWALQWGKVCLNDINCCTLPNYDISNGSQDSNIS